In Rhododendron vialii isolate Sample 1 chromosome 9a, ASM3025357v1, the following are encoded in one genomic region:
- the LOC131300680 gene encoding uncharacterized protein LOC131300680, with amino-acid sequence MSAGSNGVLCERLHRALSECHRRVPKGPGQEAACRHLNRSLAECLVAEACPTEVEAVRSLCSSGGTALKRSQCQQAQLFLSVCLSSHQIPS; translated from the coding sequence ATGTCAGCAGGAAGCAACGGGGTCCTGTGCGAGCGGTTGCACCGGGCCCTGAGCGAGTGCCACCGTCGTGTCCCCAAGGGTCCGGGGCAGGAGGCGGCATGCCGCCACTTGAACCGATCACTGGCGGAGTGCCTGGTGGCGGAGGCCTGCCCCACCGAAGTAGAGGCCGTTCGGAGCCTCTGTTCCAGCGGTGGCACCGCTCTGAAGCGTTCCCAGTGCCAGCAAGCCCAGCTCTTCCTCTCCGTCTGTCTTTCTTCCCACCAAATCCCCTCTTga